Proteins co-encoded in one Ooceraea biroi isolate clonal line C1 chromosome 9, Obir_v5.4, whole genome shotgun sequence genomic window:
- the LOC105279010 gene encoding uncharacterized protein LOC105279010, whose translation MFTKSFDNTVVRKSVPTPITDLVYVRYLLAFRMWKQLDKSSDKKEIINNTAVSLLGSRMPKLRDELLEFLPRPPAEQENETLWLLQTSLLDVQQTHEYFLQFEDRMDSLADLQSAKPIQTSQSCSNSQKHQRNSLFRRNTSCGGKANDEARKDRVDNNLQNHTVLPSANNKTKFADQSYLRKKGARNFKPLKKGRPKPGKTIIIDLTDDDKTSVPCKIKRKKAKRNSECLKKSKQKFQKHISPLKYSSRIADGQRKSGESFNKDGKSSVEKVHLECKPAPDKVRDATTDGGGSINGKPPLNGVYHINLQKSEHLSTTKGQMSNTCSEFGKEDDYNSRYLKPSMLIGEDVKEFKFPADVSKESKPETRVSSYLTENTSNSYGSPIIPSKQAFISPEENATETVPLFKMCQDGIAEQPSFKQELPTSMNGNVTQKSHKCCETMPVDMQDIKHLIIKELKSINDHNSQITEIIKQKERQQVNECPNCCAKIDCKPIVFINNDVTAAPKPQDTLHGTLDNDDDVKLAYDTNIIYMLSDRNKCVYVVNHIGERVTTMHAEKRVQCVDKPNDTRTIPSAFAGEQIVESSLCNQHNVNFNNVTVNDYGSAAKYLEASMKEQQPLLCPHIVQCGEVPPSVFKFYKMKSYAGANAKAGGDLKSFPKVEEADGIAKADYVDDLEGVCFSNNIQSETLEDFLRQFSLMHQVNYDNSTGAGGLPVKKPLVYAGDGEVGAVKAQDAALHMFNDKKNDVASQGDARNVTYMLTDRDKCVYVANHTGERVMSTNAEKRAQCLDNFNDRSTVSTTLIGEQIGSSLENQYVEFGNKRKSDYENELKYSEDAMKKQRRLDCNTSMSNDRILHLSESCTFDINSFVMDSKEANEMMKTDCIDFENIEDVLSNDTIDFLLPLKESSFELDNVYTDTFLNEKGVLCNNQNDAIDSINSIAFCLNSD comes from the exons ATGTTTAC GAAGAGCTTTGACAATACCGTCGTAAGAAAGTCCGTACCGACTCCTATAACTGACCTAGTTTATGTCAGATACTTGCTCGCTTTTAGAATGTGGAAGCAATTGGATAAAAGTTCTGACAAGAAGGAAATAATTAACAACACAGCTGTGTCGCTGCTAGGATCGCGTATGCCGAAGCTGCGGGATGAATTGTTGGAATTTCTGCCCAGGCCACCTGCGGAGCAGGAAAACGAAACGCTGTGGCTGTTGCAGACAAGTTTGTTGGATGTACAGCAAACGCATGAATATTTTCTGCAATTTGAAGATAGAATGGATAGTCTTGCGGATTTACAGTCCGCTAAACCGATACAGACCAGTCAGAGCTGTTCGAATTCTCAG AAACACCAGAGGAATTCACTGTTTCGTCGAAACACCTCGTGCGGGGGTAAAGCTAATGACGAAGCGAGGAAAGATCGTGTCGACAACAATTTGCAAAACCACACCGTGCTACCGAGCGCTAATAACAAAACTAAATTCGCGGATCAGTCTTACCTGCGGAAGAAGGGAGCGCGAAATTTCAAGCCGCTGAAGAAGGGCAGACCGAAGCCGGGGAAGACTATAATCATCGACTTGACTGACGACGATAAAACAAGTGTTCCCTGCaagataaaaaggaaaaaggctAAGCGCAATTCCGAGTGCTTGAAGAAGAGCAAGCAGAAGTTTCAGAAGCATATCAGTCCTTTGAAATATTCCAGTCGGATTGCGGACGGTCAGAGAAAGTCTGgcgaaagttttaataaagatgGCAAAAGTTCGGTTGAAAAAGTTCACCTGGAGTGTAAGCCGGCTCCCGACAAGGTCCGCGATGCTACGACCGACGGCGGCGGTTCGATTAATGGCAAGCCGCCATTAAATGGCGTCTACCATATTAATCTTCAAAAAAGTGAGCATTTAAGCACGACGAAGGGCCAGATGAGTAATACCTGTTCGGAATTCGGGAAAGAGGACGATTACAACTCGCGTTACCTAAAGCCCTCGATGCTGATCGGCGAGGACGTGAAGGAGTTTAAATTCCCGGCGGATGTGTCGAAAGAGAGCAAGCCGGAGACCCGCGTATCGTCGTACCTGACGGAAAACACGTCCAACTCGTACGGTAGTCCGATAATACCGAGTAAGCAGGCGTTCATTTCGCCGGAGGAGAACGCCACGGAGACGGTACCCCTGTTCAAGATGTGTCAGGACGGCATCGCGGAGCAGCCCTCCTTCAAGCAAGAACTGCCGACGAGCATGAACGGCAACGTGACGCAGAAGTCGCACAAGTGCTGCGAAACGATGCCGGTCGACATGCAGGACATCAAGCACCTCATAATAAAGGAGCTGAAGTCGATAAACGATCACAATTCGCAAATCACGGAGATTATAAAGCAGAAGGAGCGTCAGCAGGTGAACGAGTGTCCCAACTGTTGCGCGAAGATCGATTGCAAGCCGATCGTATTTATTAACAACGACGTTACCGCGGCGCCGAAGCCGCAGGACACCCTGCACGGCACCCtggacaacgacgatgacgtcaaGCTGGCCTACGACacgaatataatttacatgcTGAGCGATCGCAACAAGTGCGTCTACGTTGTGAATCACATCGGCGAGCGCGTCACGACCATGCACGCGGAGAAGAGGGTGCAGTGCGTGGACAAGCCCAACGACACGCGCACCATCCCGAGTGCGTTCGCCGGAGAGCAGATTGTCGAGTCGTCGCTGTGCAATCAACACAATGTCAACTTTAATAACGTGACGGTGAACGATTACGGCAGCGCCGCCAAGTACCTGGAGGCCAGCATGAAGGAGCAGCAGCCGCTGCTGTGTCCCCACATCGTTCAGTGCGGCGAGGTACCGCCGAGCGTCTTCAAGTTTTACAAAATGAAGTCCTACGCAG GTGCGAATGCGAAAGCGGGCGGCGATCTGAAGAGCTTCCCGAAGGTGGAAGAGGCCGACGGGATCGCGAAAGCCGACTACGTCGACGACCTGGAGGGCGTCTGCTTCTCCAACAATATACAGAGCGAGACGCTCGAGGACTTTCTCCGGCAGTTCTCGCTGATGCATCAGGTTAATTACGACAACTCCACCGGCGCGGGCGGCTTGCCGGTGAAGAAGCCGCTCGTGTACGCCGGTGACGGTGAGGTCGGCGCGGTAAAAGCGCAGGATGCTGCTCTGCACATGTTTAACGATAAGAAGAACGATGTCGCGTCGCAAGGCGACGCAAGGAACGTCACGTACATGCTGACCGATCGTGATAAGTGCGTCTACGTTGCGAATCATACCGGTGAACGCGTGATGAGCACGAACGCCGAGAAGAGGGCGCAGTGTCTGGATAATTTTAACGACAGGAGCACCGTCTCGACGACGTTGATCGGCGAGCAGATCGGGTCGTCATTGGAAAATCAGTACGTCGAGTTTGGCAATAAGAGAAAAAGCGATTACGAGAACGAGCTCAAGTACTCGGAGGACGCGATGAAGAAACAGAGGAGACTCGACTGCAACACCTCCATGTCGAACGATCGAATATTGCATCTGTCCGAGTCTTGCACGTTCGACATTAATTCCTTCGTGATGGATTCAAAAGAAGCTAATGAAATGATGAAGACTGATTGTATAGactttgaaaatatcgagGACGTTCTGTCGAACGACACCATCGACTTCCTTTTACCGTTGAAGGAGTCCTCGTTTGAATTAGATAATGTTTATACAGATACTTTTCTCAACGAAAAGGGTGTTCTGTGCAATAATCAGAATGACGCTATTGATAGCATAAACTCGATAGCCTTTTGTTTAAATAGCGATTAG